From a single Pseudopipra pipra isolate bDixPip1 chromosome 7, bDixPip1.hap1, whole genome shotgun sequence genomic region:
- the IDH1 gene encoding isocitrate dehydrogenase [NADP] cytoplasmic, producing the protein MSKKIHGGSVVEMQGDEMTRVIWELIKEKLIFPYVDLDLHSYDLGIEHRDATNDKVTMEAAEAIKKYNVGIKCATITPDEKRVEEFKLKQMWKSPNGTIRNILGGTVFREAIICKNIPRLVSGWVKPIVIGRHAYGDQYRATDFVVPGPGKVEMTYTPTDGGKPVTYLVHNFESCGGVAMGMYNLDQSIKDFAHSSFQMALSKGWPLYMSTKNTILKRYDGRFKDIFQDIYDREYKSKFEAKKIWYEHRLIDDMVAQALKSEGGFVWACKNYDGDVQSDSVAQGYGSLGMMTSVLICPDGKTVEAEAAHGTVTRHYRMHQKGQETSTNPIASIFAWTRGLAHRAKLDNNTSLKNFAAALEEVCIETIESGFMTKDLAACIKGLPNVTRSDYLNTFEFMDKLAENLKQKLASLPKL; encoded by the exons ATGTCTAAAAAAATCCATGGAGGCTCCGTTGTGGAGATGCAAGGAGATGAAATGACACGGGTCATCTGGGAACTGATTaaagaaaagctgatttttccTTATGTAGATCTGGATTTGCACAG CTATGACTTGGGCATTGAGCATCGTGATGCTACAAATGATAAAGTAACCATGGAAGCTGCTGAAGCCATAAAGAAATACAATGTTGGCATCAAGTGTGCAACCATCACTCCTGATGAGAAGAGAGTGGAGGAGTTCAAGTTGAAGCAGATGTGGAAGTCTCCCAATGGGACAATCAGAAACATCCTGGGAGGCACAGTTTTCAGGGAGGCCATTATCTGCAAGAACATTCCCCGGCTGGTGTCAGGATGGGTGAAACCCATTGTCATTGGCCGTCATGCCTATGGGGATCAA tacaGAGCAACTGATTTTGTGGTTCCTGGGCCTGGAAAAGTAGAGATGACCTACACTCCCACAGATGGAGGCAAACCAGTCACATATCTGGTCCATAACTTTGAAA GCTGTGGCGGTGTAGCCATGGGAATGTACAATCTTGACCAGTCTATCAAGGATTTTGCCCACAGTTCCTTCCAAATGGCACTGTCTAAAGGCTGGCCCCTCTACATGAGCACCAAGAACACCATTCTGAAGAGATATGATGGCCGCTTTAAAGACATCTTCCAAGATATCTATGACAG agaaTATAAGTCCAAGTTTGAAGCCAAAAAGATATGGTATGAGCATAGGCTCATTGATGACATGGTTGCTCAGGCCCTGAAATCTGAAGGAGGCTTTGTCTGGGCCTGCAAGAACTATGATGGGGATGTGCAGTCTGACTCTGTTGCACAAG GCTATGGTTCTCTGGGAATGATGACCAGTGTGCTGATCTGCCCCGACGGCAAGACTGTTGAAGCAGAAGCTGCTCACGGCACAGTTACTCGGCACTACCGCATGCACCAGAAAGGCCAAGAAACCTCCACTAACCCCATTG CCTCCATCTTCGCCTGGACAAGAGGACTTGCTCACAGAGCTAAGCTGGACAACAACACTAGCCTCAAGAACTTTGCAGCTGCCCTGGAAGAAGTCTGCATTGAGACCATCGAGTCTGGCTTCATGACAAAGGACCTTGCTGCCTGTATCAAAGGCCTACCTAA TGTCACACGCTCTGACTACCTAAACACCTTTGAGTTCATGGACAAGCTCGCTGAAAACCTGAAGCAGAAGCTGGCCTCTCTGCCCAAACTTTAA